One genomic segment of Candidatus Cloacimonadota bacterium includes these proteins:
- a CDS encoding T9SS type A sorting domain-containing protein, with translation MNKLLVLVFIIGLSLTLSSTTIYDIQYTDDAGDGTYPSPYVDQEVTVEGIVTAVNYSHYPDNFVISMPEGGAWKGVLVYMSGDETCALGDEVEVTGTVREYYGLTEISGYGETFISVTHLSSGNPVPAPVLLTTEELSSSEEYEGVLVQLNDVYVSQVPDGYGVWYVVDTSAVPGKIDDSFFYLDDVDPPIEINLSDYWAILRGIAVYSYDEYGLNPRTPDDMIQENSIDNKIIENVITLGNHPNPFTAGTTISFNLKQAGKTNLEIYNAAGQKVRTLLDENKDAANYNITWDGRNDEGRDVAAGVYLYKLRHSGRYTSTKKMILMK, from the coding sequence ATGAATAAGTTATTAGTTTTAGTTTTTATTATTGGATTATCATTAACTCTCAGTTCTACTACTATTTATGATATCCAATATACCGATGATGCTGGTGATGGAACTTATCCTTCACCTTATGTCGATCAGGAAGTTACTGTCGAGGGTATTGTCACTGCTGTTAATTACAGCCATTATCCTGATAATTTCGTTATTTCCATGCCCGAAGGTGGTGCCTGGAAAGGTGTTTTAGTTTATATGTCCGGTGATGAAACATGTGCTTTAGGTGATGAAGTAGAAGTAACAGGAACAGTTCGTGAATATTACGGACTTACTGAAATTTCCGGTTATGGTGAAACTTTTATCAGCGTAACTCATTTGAGTTCCGGAAATCCAGTTCCAGCTCCTGTCCTTCTTACAACCGAAGAACTTTCTTCAAGTGAAGAGTATGAAGGAGTTTTAGTTCAATTAAATGATGTATATGTTTCGCAAGTTCCTGATGGTTACGGTGTATGGTATGTTGTCGATACTTCTGCAGTTCCCGGTAAAATTGATGATAGTTTCTTTTATCTTGATGATGTGGATCCGCCCATCGAAATAAATCTAAGTGACTATTGGGCTATCTTACGAGGGATTGCCGTTTATTCTTATGATGAATATGGATTAAATCCCAGAACTCCAGATGATATGATCCAAGAAAACTCAATTGATAATAAAATTATTGAAAATGTGATCACTTTGGGAAATCATCCGAATCCTTTTACGGCAGGAACAACAATTAGTTTTAATCTTAAACAAGCAGGCAAAACAAATTTGGAGATTTATAATGCAGCCGGACAGAAAGTCAGGACTCTATTGGATGAAAACAAAGATGCTGCTAATTACAACATTACCTGGGATGGCAGAAATGACGAAGGAAGAGATGTTGCTGCCGGTGTATATCTCTA